One Alphaproteobacteria bacterium LSUCC0396 genomic region harbors:
- the glmM gene encoding phosphoglucosamine mutase codes for MMAGLFGTDGIRARINTGPMTAEAVVRLALAAGRWFADHNDRSSNARPIVVIGKDTRLSGYMLESAMVAGFTSIGLDCRLLGPIPTPAVAHLTRSLRAELGVMISASHNPHHDNGIKLFGPDGFKLDDDIEAGISALAAGSIELANAPDLGRARRMLDSVGRYVEFAKSTLPGRTRLDGLKLVVDCANGAAYRTAPDTLYELGAEIVPLSVSPDGFNINENCGAVHPQMMATAVVAHGADAGICLDGDADRLIMADETGKIIDGDQILGCLALAMQERGKLANAAVVGTVMSNRGLETRLGAAGITLHRAAVGDRYVLEKMRQNGLNLGGEPSGHVLMTDFARSGDGLLTALQMLTLLKASGKKASALFNSFTPNPQRLENLRGIDPAVLDDESLQRDLAKIDEGLNGKGRILVRPSGTETLVRVMAEADNEALLNEVMTALILRIKAEVK; via the coding sequence ATCATGGCAGGATTATTCGGCACCGATGGTATTCGGGCGCGCATTAATACAGGGCCAATGACTGCCGAGGCGGTTGTAAGGCTGGCTTTGGCCGCCGGGCGCTGGTTTGCTGATCATAATGACCGCTCGAGTAACGCCCGCCCCATTGTGGTTATTGGCAAGGATACGCGGCTATCTGGCTATATGCTGGAGTCGGCGATGGTTGCAGGCTTTACCTCAATCGGGCTTGATTGCCGGTTGCTTGGCCCTATTCCCACGCCTGCGGTGGCGCATCTGACGCGCTCACTGCGGGCCGAACTGGGGGTGATGATATCTGCCAGTCACAACCCGCACCACGACAATGGTATCAAGCTGTTTGGCCCAGACGGGTTTAAACTTGATGATGACATCGAAGCTGGGATATCGGCCTTGGCAGCAGGGTCTATTGAACTTGCTAATGCGCCGGACCTTGGCCGTGCCCGACGGATGCTGGACTCGGTCGGACGCTATGTCGAATTTGCGAAATCTACATTGCCTGGCCGCACCCGTCTCGATGGGCTAAAGCTGGTGGTGGATTGCGCCAATGGCGCGGCCTATCGCACTGCACCTGACACTCTTTATGAGTTGGGCGCCGAAATTGTGCCGCTATCAGTATCGCCCGATGGTTTTAACATCAACGAGAATTGTGGTGCAGTGCATCCGCAGATGATGGCGACCGCCGTTGTTGCGCATGGCGCGGATGCTGGTATCTGTCTTGATGGTGATGCCGACCGTTTGATCATGGCTGATGAAACGGGAAAGATCATTGATGGTGACCAAATTTTGGGCTGTCTTGCGCTTGCCATGCAGGAACGTGGTAAACTTGCCAACGCGGCGGTGGTTGGTACGGTGATGAGTAATCGCGGCCTTGAAACCCGGCTTGGCGCTGCTGGAATTACCCTGCACCGCGCCGCAGTTGGAGATCGCTATGTTCTGGAAAAGATGCGTCAAAACGGGCTTAACCTCGGCGGTGAGCCGTCGGGTCATGTGCTGATGACCGACTTTGCCCGGTCAGGTGACGGCCTGTTAACCGCACTGCAAATGCTGACCTTGTTGAAAGCCAGCGGTAAAAAAGCCAGTGCGCTGTTCAACAGTTTCACCCCGAATCCGCAACGTCTGGAAAATTTGCGCGGGATTGATCCGGCGGTGCTTGATGATGAAAGCCTGCAGCGTGATCTTGCCAAGATTGATGAGGGCTTGAACGGCAAGGGGCGCATTTTGGTCCGCCCTTCTGGCACTGAAACATTGGTTCGGGTGATGGCTGAGGCTGATAATGAAGCGCTTTTGAACGAGGTCATGACAGCGTTAATTTTGCGCATCAAAGCCGAAGTGAAGTAA